The Fibrobacter sp. UWP2 DNA segment GCTGGTCGGTGGCGCCGGCGAAGACACCGTGATTGCCCGTGTGGGTGAAGGCATCGTGTCTTCCATCGGTTCTGCCAAGAGCCACAAAGACGTGCTCGAGAACCCGAACATGATTTCCAAGAAGGTTTTGGCTTCCGGCCTCGATGCCGGTACGGCCTTCGAAATTCTCTCCATCGACATCGCCGACGTGGACGTGGGCCAGAACATCGGCGCCATCCTCGAAACCGACCGTGCCGAAGCCGACAAGAAGATTGCACAGGCCAAGGCCGAAGAGCGCCGCGCCATGGCATACGCCGCCGAACAGGAAATGAAGGCGAAGGTCATGGAAATGAAGGCGAAACTCGTGGAAGCCGAAGCCCAGATCCCGATGGCCATGGCCACCGCCCTCCGCGACGGCAAGCTCGGCGTGATGGACTACTACAACCTGAAGAACATCGAAGCCGACACGCAGATGAGGAAGGAAATAGGCAACGCCCCCGAAGCGAAGTAATCAATGGAAGGCCTACTCATACTCATAGGCATCTGGCTCCTGGATGTCGTCATCAAGAAGGTTGCCGCCAACCGAAAGAAGCAGCAACAGATTCCGCCGACCGTAAGCCGGCGCGAAGAGATTGAAGACGACCCGGACAAGTACGGGACTGAAGAAGCCCCGCGTGCGCCGCGTTCCCTGCAAGATTTAATTCGGCAGTTCAACGAGGCGCAGCGCGATGCGAGCCAGGGTACCTACGTGCCACCAGACCCGCCCGTAGAAAGGCATCGTGACCCGAACAAGCCCATCACGCTCCGCGATGTCGCCGAAGTCGTCATCGGCATCGACGTCGTCAACCTGGAATTCCTGATGGACGAATTCGAGGTCGACGAGAATACCGCCGCCGAGATGCTCATGGCATTGCAGGCGCACCGTATCGTGGGCCGCGACATGGGCGAAGGCGACTGCGACGTACTCGTGCACGACATGGATGAGCTGGACAACCTGCTCAACCGCGAAAGACGTGCCGAAGAAGAGCGCAACGAGACCCTTCGACAGGCTCAGGGTGACAACGACACGGAGCGCGAAGATGCCCGCCGCCAGGAACTCGAGCGCCAGCGCGAACTGAACGCCCTCGAAGAGCGCGCCAAATCCGCACGGGAAGCGGCCGCGTCAACCAGCACCATCCCCCCTCTCGGCATGGAGAGCGAACCCGAGGCAAAAAAAGCCCCGCGCTCCTTTGACAAGGCTGTAGTCCGCAAAGGATTCATTTGGGCGAAGGTCATCGACGAACCGCGCTTTAAAAGACGCTGGAACCCCAGATTCCGCTAACCAGATTCCAGATTGATCTACAGATACAGAGGGCCGTCACCGCTAGGAGGCGGCCTCTTCCTTATGTTGTTGGGCGTTTTGCGCTTGACGTTCTTTGTACAGCGATTCAGCTATGTGCTCAAAGGCGGTAATGACATTCGGGTCGAAGTGTTTGCCGGCACCTTCAACGAGAATCGACATGGTCTTCTCGTAGCTGAACGGCTTCTTGTAGGCGCGTTCCATGGTGAGGGCGTCAAACACGTCGGCGACCGCCATAATGCGTGCCGAGAGCGGAATCTGTTCGCCCGAAATCCCCGTCGGGTAACCCGAGCCATCCCACTTTTCGTGATGGTAGCGCGCCATCTCGACCGCCTCATTCATGTAACCGTCACTCATCGACGCCTTGGACGTTTCGACAATGTGGGTCAGCACGTTGTAGCCCTCGGTTGTATGGGTCTTCATGATGGCAAACTCGTCGTCGGTGAGCTTACCC contains these protein-coding regions:
- the floA gene encoding flotillin-like protein FloA (flotillin-like protein involved in membrane lipid rafts), with protein sequence MENLLIVGIVIAAIAVIILLAFIGKFFSLWLQALFSKANVSIFQLIGMRLRKVPPQVIVEARILSCKAGLPVDTNLLEAHYLSRGNVLRVIQALIAANKANIKLDFKEAAAIDLAGRNVLEAVQMSVNPKVITTPKVSAVALDGIQLHAVTRITVRASIQKLVGGAGEDTVIARVGEGIVSSIGSAKSHKDVLENPNMISKKVLASGLDAGTAFEILSIDIADVDVGQNIGAILETDRAEADKKIAQAKAEERRAMAYAAEQEMKAKVMEMKAKLVEAEAQIPMAMATALRDGKLGVMDYYNLKNIEADTQMRKEIGNAPEAK